A genomic window from Macaca mulatta isolate MMU2019108-1 chromosome 19, T2T-MMU8v2.0, whole genome shotgun sequence includes:
- the MIDN gene encoding midnolin isoform X1, with translation MEPQPGGARSCRRGAPGGACELGPAAEAAPMSLAIHSTTGTRYDLAVPPDETVEGLRKRLSQRLKVPKERLALLHKDTRLSSGKLQEFGVGDGSKLTLVPTVEAGLMSQASRPEQSVMQALESLTETQPPAAPGPGRAGGGGFRKYRFILFKRPWHRQGPQSPERGGERPQVSDFLSGRSPLTLALRVGDHMMFVQLQLAAQHAPLQHRHVLAAAAAAAAAARGDPSIASPVSSPCRPMSSAARVPPVPTSPSPASPSPITAGSFRSHAASTTCPEQMDCSPTASSSASPGASTASTPGASPAPRSRKPGAVIESFVNHAPGVFSGTFSGTLHPNCQDSSGRPRRDIGTILQILNDLLSATRHYQGMPPSLAQLRCHAQCSPASPAPDLAPRTTSCEKLAAAPAASLLQGQSQIRMCKPPGDRLRQTENRATRCKVERLQLLLQQKRLRRKARRDARGPYHWSPSRKAGRSDSSSSGGGGSSSEASGLGLDFEDSVWKPEVNPDIKSEFVVA, from the exons ATGGAGCCGCAGCCCGGCGGCGCCCGGAGCTGCCGGCGCGGGGCCCCCGGCGGCGCCTGCGAGCTGGGCCCGGCGGCCGAGGCGGCGCCCATGAGCCTGGCCATCCACAGCACCACGGGCACTCGCTACGACCTGGCCGTGCCGCCCGACGAGACGGTGGAGGGGCTGCGCAAGCGGTTGTCTCAGCGCCTGAAAGTGCCCAAGGAGCGCCTGGCGCTTCTCCACAAAGACAC CCGGCTCAGTTCGGGGAAGCTGCAGGAGTTCGGCGTGGGTGATGGCAGCAAGCTGACCTTGGTACCCACCGTGGAAGCGGGCCTCATG TCTCAGGCCTCAAGGCCGGAGCAGTCTGTGATGCAAGCCCTCGAGAGTCTCACGGAGACGCAG CCCCCAGCGGCGCCCGGGCCGGGCCGGGCTGGCGGAGGAGGCTTCCGGAAATACAGATTCATTTTATTTAAGCGTCCGTGGCACCGACAGGGACCCCAGAGCCCAGAGAGGGGCGGCGAGAGGCCCCAG GTCAGTGACTTCCTGTCGGGCCGCTCGCCACTGACACTGGCCTTGCGTGTGGGCGACCACATGATGTTCGTACAGCTGCAGCTCGCGGCCCAGCACGCTCCACTGCAACACCGCCATGTGCtggccgccgccgctgccgccgctgcCGCTGCACGGGGGGACCCAAGCATAGCCTCCCCCGTGTCCTCACCCTGCCGGCCCATGTCCAGTGCCGCCCGAGTCCCCCCGGTGCCCACGAGTCCCTCCCCTGCGTCTCCCTCGCCCATCACAGCCGGCTCTTTCCGGTCCCACGCAGCCTCCACCACCTGCCCAGAG CAGATGGACTGCTCCCCCACGGCCAGCAGCAGTGCCAGTCCTGGTGCCAGCACTGCATCTACCCCAGGGGCCAGCCCTGCCCCCCGCTCCCGAAAACCCGGCGCCGTCATCGAGAGCTTTGTGAATCACGCCCCGGGGGTCTTCTCAGGGACCTTCTCTG GCACGCTACACCCTAACTGCCAAGACAGCAGCGGGCGGCCACGGCGTGACATCGGCACCATCCTGCAGATCCTCAATGACCTCCTGAGCGCCACCCGGCACTACCAGGGCATGCCCCCCTCGCTGGCCCAGCTCCGCTGCCACGCCCAGTGCTCCCCGGCTTCCCCGGCCCCCGACCTGGCCCCCAGAACTACCTCCTGCGAGAAGCTCGCGGCTGCCCCCGCAGCCTCCCTGCTGCAGGGCCAGAGCCAGATCCGCATGTGCAAGCCTCCGG GGGACCGGCTTCGGCAGACGGAAAACCGCGCCACACGCTGCAAGGTGGAACGGCTGCAGCTGCTCCTGCAGCAGAAACGGCTGCGTAGAAAGGCCCGGCGGGACGCGCGGGGTCCGTACCACTGGTCACCCAGCCGCAAGGCCGGCCGCAGCGACAGCAGTAGCAGCGGGGGCGGTGGCAGCTCCAGCGAGGCCTCCGGCCTGGGCCTCGACTTCGAGGACTCCGTGTGGAAGCCAGAAGTGAACCCCGACATCAAGTCAGAGTTCGTGGTGGCTTAG
- the CIRBP gene encoding cold-inducible RNA-binding protein: MASDEGKLFVGGLSFDTNEQSLEQVFSKYGQISEVVVVKDRETQRSRGFGFVTFENIDDAKDAMMAMNGKSVDGRQIRVDQAGKSSDNRSRGYRGGSAGGRGFFRGGRGRGRGFSRGGGDRGYGGNRFESRSGGYGGSRDYYSSRSQSGGYSDRSSGGSYRDSYDSYATHNE; the protein is encoded by the exons ATGGCATCAGACGAAGGCAAGCTTTTTGTTGGAGGGCTGAGTTTTGACACCAATGAGCAGTCACTGGAGCAGGTCTTCTCAAAATACGGACAGATCTCTGAAG TGGTGGTTGTGAAAGACAGGGAGACCCAGAGATCTCGGGGATTTGGGTTTGTCACCTTTGAGAACATTGACGACGCCAAGGATGCCATGATGGCCATGAACGGGAAG TCTGTAGATGGGCGACAGATCCGAGTAGACCAGGCAGGCAAGTCGTCAGACAACCGATCCCGTGGGTACCGTGGTGGCTCTGCCGGGGGCCGGGGCTTCTTCCGTGGGGGCCGAGGACGGGGCCGTGGGTTCTCTAGAG GAGGAGGGGACCGAGGCTATGGGGGGAACCGGTTCGAGTCCAGGAGTGGGGGCTACGGTGGCTCCAGAGACTACTATAGCAG CCGGAGTCAGAGTGGTGGCTACAGTGACCGGAGCTCGGGCGGGTCCTATAGAGACAGTTACGACAGTTACG CTACACACAACGAGTAA
- the MIDN gene encoding midnolin isoform X3: MEPQPGGARSCRRGAPGGACELGPAAEAAPMSLAIHSTTGTRYDLAVPPDETVEGLRKRLSQRLKVPKERLALLHKDTRLSSGKLQEFGVGDGSKLTLVPTVEAGLMSQASRPEQSVMQALESLTETQVSDFLSGRSPLTLALRVGDHMMFVQLQLAAQHAPLQHRHVLAAAAAAAAAARGDPSIASPVSSPCRPMSSAARVPPVPTSPSPASPSPITAGSFRSHAASTTCPEQMDCSPTASSSASPGASTASTPGASPAPRSRKPGAVIESFVNHAPGVFSGTFSGTLHPNCQDSSGRPRRDIGTILQILNDLLSATRHYQGMPPSLAQLRCHAQCSPASPAPDLAPRTTSCEKLAAAPAASLLQGQSQIRMCKPPGDRLRQTENRATRCKVERLQLLLQQKRLRRKARRDARGPYHWSPSRKAGRSDSSSSGGGGSSSEASGLGLDFEDSVWKPEVNPDIKSEFVVA, encoded by the exons ATGGAGCCGCAGCCCGGCGGCGCCCGGAGCTGCCGGCGCGGGGCCCCCGGCGGCGCCTGCGAGCTGGGCCCGGCGGCCGAGGCGGCGCCCATGAGCCTGGCCATCCACAGCACCACGGGCACTCGCTACGACCTGGCCGTGCCGCCCGACGAGACGGTGGAGGGGCTGCGCAAGCGGTTGTCTCAGCGCCTGAAAGTGCCCAAGGAGCGCCTGGCGCTTCTCCACAAAGACAC CCGGCTCAGTTCGGGGAAGCTGCAGGAGTTCGGCGTGGGTGATGGCAGCAAGCTGACCTTGGTACCCACCGTGGAAGCGGGCCTCATG TCTCAGGCCTCAAGGCCGGAGCAGTCTGTGATGCAAGCCCTCGAGAGTCTCACGGAGACGCAG GTCAGTGACTTCCTGTCGGGCCGCTCGCCACTGACACTGGCCTTGCGTGTGGGCGACCACATGATGTTCGTACAGCTGCAGCTCGCGGCCCAGCACGCTCCACTGCAACACCGCCATGTGCtggccgccgccgctgccgccgctgcCGCTGCACGGGGGGACCCAAGCATAGCCTCCCCCGTGTCCTCACCCTGCCGGCCCATGTCCAGTGCCGCCCGAGTCCCCCCGGTGCCCACGAGTCCCTCCCCTGCGTCTCCCTCGCCCATCACAGCCGGCTCTTTCCGGTCCCACGCAGCCTCCACCACCTGCCCAGAG CAGATGGACTGCTCCCCCACGGCCAGCAGCAGTGCCAGTCCTGGTGCCAGCACTGCATCTACCCCAGGGGCCAGCCCTGCCCCCCGCTCCCGAAAACCCGGCGCCGTCATCGAGAGCTTTGTGAATCACGCCCCGGGGGTCTTCTCAGGGACCTTCTCTG GCACGCTACACCCTAACTGCCAAGACAGCAGCGGGCGGCCACGGCGTGACATCGGCACCATCCTGCAGATCCTCAATGACCTCCTGAGCGCCACCCGGCACTACCAGGGCATGCCCCCCTCGCTGGCCCAGCTCCGCTGCCACGCCCAGTGCTCCCCGGCTTCCCCGGCCCCCGACCTGGCCCCCAGAACTACCTCCTGCGAGAAGCTCGCGGCTGCCCCCGCAGCCTCCCTGCTGCAGGGCCAGAGCCAGATCCGCATGTGCAAGCCTCCGG GGGACCGGCTTCGGCAGACGGAAAACCGCGCCACACGCTGCAAGGTGGAACGGCTGCAGCTGCTCCTGCAGCAGAAACGGCTGCGTAGAAAGGCCCGGCGGGACGCGCGGGGTCCGTACCACTGGTCACCCAGCCGCAAGGCCGGCCGCAGCGACAGCAGTAGCAGCGGGGGCGGTGGCAGCTCCAGCGAGGCCTCCGGCCTGGGCCTCGACTTCGAGGACTCCGTGTGGAAGCCAGAAGTGAACCCCGACATCAAGTCAGAGTTCGTGGTGGCTTAG
- the MIDN gene encoding midnolin isoform X4: MEPQPGGARSCRRGAPGGACELGPAAEAAPMSLAIHSTTGTRYDLAVPPDETVEGLRKRLSQRLKVPKERLALLHKDTRLSSGKLQEFGVGDGSKLTLVPTVEAGLMSQASRPEQSVMQALESLTETQVSDFLSGRSPLTLALRVGDHMMFVQLQLAAQHAPLQHRHVLAAAAAAAAAARGDPSIASPVSSPCRPMSSAARVPPVPTSPSPASPSPITAGSFRSHAASTTCPEMDCSPTASSSASPGASTASTPGASPAPRSRKPGAVIESFVNHAPGVFSGTFSGTLHPNCQDSSGRPRRDIGTILQILNDLLSATRHYQGMPPSLAQLRCHAQCSPASPAPDLAPRTTSCEKLAAAPAASLLQGQSQIRMCKPPGDRLRQTENRATRCKVERLQLLLQQKRLRRKARRDARGPYHWSPSRKAGRSDSSSSGGGGSSSEASGLGLDFEDSVWKPEVNPDIKSEFVVA; the protein is encoded by the exons ATGGAGCCGCAGCCCGGCGGCGCCCGGAGCTGCCGGCGCGGGGCCCCCGGCGGCGCCTGCGAGCTGGGCCCGGCGGCCGAGGCGGCGCCCATGAGCCTGGCCATCCACAGCACCACGGGCACTCGCTACGACCTGGCCGTGCCGCCCGACGAGACGGTGGAGGGGCTGCGCAAGCGGTTGTCTCAGCGCCTGAAAGTGCCCAAGGAGCGCCTGGCGCTTCTCCACAAAGACAC CCGGCTCAGTTCGGGGAAGCTGCAGGAGTTCGGCGTGGGTGATGGCAGCAAGCTGACCTTGGTACCCACCGTGGAAGCGGGCCTCATG TCTCAGGCCTCAAGGCCGGAGCAGTCTGTGATGCAAGCCCTCGAGAGTCTCACGGAGACGCAG GTCAGTGACTTCCTGTCGGGCCGCTCGCCACTGACACTGGCCTTGCGTGTGGGCGACCACATGATGTTCGTACAGCTGCAGCTCGCGGCCCAGCACGCTCCACTGCAACACCGCCATGTGCtggccgccgccgctgccgccgctgcCGCTGCACGGGGGGACCCAAGCATAGCCTCCCCCGTGTCCTCACCCTGCCGGCCCATGTCCAGTGCCGCCCGAGTCCCCCCGGTGCCCACGAGTCCCTCCCCTGCGTCTCCCTCGCCCATCACAGCCGGCTCTTTCCGGTCCCACGCAGCCTCCACCACCTGCCCAGAG ATGGACTGCTCCCCCACGGCCAGCAGCAGTGCCAGTCCTGGTGCCAGCACTGCATCTACCCCAGGGGCCAGCCCTGCCCCCCGCTCCCGAAAACCCGGCGCCGTCATCGAGAGCTTTGTGAATCACGCCCCGGGGGTCTTCTCAGGGACCTTCTCTG GCACGCTACACCCTAACTGCCAAGACAGCAGCGGGCGGCCACGGCGTGACATCGGCACCATCCTGCAGATCCTCAATGACCTCCTGAGCGCCACCCGGCACTACCAGGGCATGCCCCCCTCGCTGGCCCAGCTCCGCTGCCACGCCCAGTGCTCCCCGGCTTCCCCGGCCCCCGACCTGGCCCCCAGAACTACCTCCTGCGAGAAGCTCGCGGCTGCCCCCGCAGCCTCCCTGCTGCAGGGCCAGAGCCAGATCCGCATGTGCAAGCCTCCGG GGGACCGGCTTCGGCAGACGGAAAACCGCGCCACACGCTGCAAGGTGGAACGGCTGCAGCTGCTCCTGCAGCAGAAACGGCTGCGTAGAAAGGCCCGGCGGGACGCGCGGGGTCCGTACCACTGGTCACCCAGCCGCAAGGCCGGCCGCAGCGACAGCAGTAGCAGCGGGGGCGGTGGCAGCTCCAGCGAGGCCTCCGGCCTGGGCCTCGACTTCGAGGACTCCGTGTGGAAGCCAGAAGTGAACCCCGACATCAAGTCAGAGTTCGTGGTGGCTTAG
- the MIDN gene encoding midnolin isoform X2: MEPQPGGARSCRRGAPGGACELGPAAEAAPMSLAIHSTTGTRYDLAVPPDETVEGLRKRLSQRLKVPKERLALLHKDTRLSSGKLQEFGVGDGSKLTLVPTVEAGLMSQASRPEQSVMQALESLTETQPPAAPGPGRAGGGGFRKYRFILFKRPWHRQGPQSPERGGERPQVSDFLSGRSPLTLALRVGDHMMFVQLQLAAQHAPLQHRHVLAAAAAAAAAARGDPSIASPVSSPCRPMSSAARVPPVPTSPSPASPSPITAGSFRSHAASTTCPEMDCSPTASSSASPGASTASTPGASPAPRSRKPGAVIESFVNHAPGVFSGTFSGTLHPNCQDSSGRPRRDIGTILQILNDLLSATRHYQGMPPSLAQLRCHAQCSPASPAPDLAPRTTSCEKLAAAPAASLLQGQSQIRMCKPPGDRLRQTENRATRCKVERLQLLLQQKRLRRKARRDARGPYHWSPSRKAGRSDSSSSGGGGSSSEASGLGLDFEDSVWKPEVNPDIKSEFVVA; this comes from the exons ATGGAGCCGCAGCCCGGCGGCGCCCGGAGCTGCCGGCGCGGGGCCCCCGGCGGCGCCTGCGAGCTGGGCCCGGCGGCCGAGGCGGCGCCCATGAGCCTGGCCATCCACAGCACCACGGGCACTCGCTACGACCTGGCCGTGCCGCCCGACGAGACGGTGGAGGGGCTGCGCAAGCGGTTGTCTCAGCGCCTGAAAGTGCCCAAGGAGCGCCTGGCGCTTCTCCACAAAGACAC CCGGCTCAGTTCGGGGAAGCTGCAGGAGTTCGGCGTGGGTGATGGCAGCAAGCTGACCTTGGTACCCACCGTGGAAGCGGGCCTCATG TCTCAGGCCTCAAGGCCGGAGCAGTCTGTGATGCAAGCCCTCGAGAGTCTCACGGAGACGCAG CCCCCAGCGGCGCCCGGGCCGGGCCGGGCTGGCGGAGGAGGCTTCCGGAAATACAGATTCATTTTATTTAAGCGTCCGTGGCACCGACAGGGACCCCAGAGCCCAGAGAGGGGCGGCGAGAGGCCCCAG GTCAGTGACTTCCTGTCGGGCCGCTCGCCACTGACACTGGCCTTGCGTGTGGGCGACCACATGATGTTCGTACAGCTGCAGCTCGCGGCCCAGCACGCTCCACTGCAACACCGCCATGTGCtggccgccgccgctgccgccgctgcCGCTGCACGGGGGGACCCAAGCATAGCCTCCCCCGTGTCCTCACCCTGCCGGCCCATGTCCAGTGCCGCCCGAGTCCCCCCGGTGCCCACGAGTCCCTCCCCTGCGTCTCCCTCGCCCATCACAGCCGGCTCTTTCCGGTCCCACGCAGCCTCCACCACCTGCCCAGAG ATGGACTGCTCCCCCACGGCCAGCAGCAGTGCCAGTCCTGGTGCCAGCACTGCATCTACCCCAGGGGCCAGCCCTGCCCCCCGCTCCCGAAAACCCGGCGCCGTCATCGAGAGCTTTGTGAATCACGCCCCGGGGGTCTTCTCAGGGACCTTCTCTG GCACGCTACACCCTAACTGCCAAGACAGCAGCGGGCGGCCACGGCGTGACATCGGCACCATCCTGCAGATCCTCAATGACCTCCTGAGCGCCACCCGGCACTACCAGGGCATGCCCCCCTCGCTGGCCCAGCTCCGCTGCCACGCCCAGTGCTCCCCGGCTTCCCCGGCCCCCGACCTGGCCCCCAGAACTACCTCCTGCGAGAAGCTCGCGGCTGCCCCCGCAGCCTCCCTGCTGCAGGGCCAGAGCCAGATCCGCATGTGCAAGCCTCCGG GGGACCGGCTTCGGCAGACGGAAAACCGCGCCACACGCTGCAAGGTGGAACGGCTGCAGCTGCTCCTGCAGCAGAAACGGCTGCGTAGAAAGGCCCGGCGGGACGCGCGGGGTCCGTACCACTGGTCACCCAGCCGCAAGGCCGGCCGCAGCGACAGCAGTAGCAGCGGGGGCGGTGGCAGCTCCAGCGAGGCCTCCGGCCTGGGCCTCGACTTCGAGGACTCCGTGTGGAAGCCAGAAGTGAACCCCGACATCAAGTCAGAGTTCGTGGTGGCTTAG
- the FAM174C gene encoding protein FAM174C — protein sequence MGPRVLPPPPPLLLLPLALLLAALSCGAKEASPPRPAQVTSPPLVVTNGSQPGAPHNSTHAGPPVSPGSAVKRSFYVILGFCGLAVLYFLIRAFRLKKPQRRRYGLLANTEDPTEMASLDSDEETVFESRNLR from the exons ATGGGGCCGCGcgtgctgccgccgccgccgccgctgctgctcCTCCCGCTGGCGCTGCTGCTGGCGGCGCTGTCGTGCGGTGCCAAAGAGGCCTCGCCGCCGCGCCCCGCGCAGGTCACGTCGCCGCCGCTAGTCGTGACGAACGGGAGCCAGCCGGGCGCTCCGCATAACAGCACGCACGCGGGTCCGCCGGTGTCGCCGGGCTCGGCGGTGAAGCGCTCTTTCTACGTGATCCTGGGCTTTTGCGGCCTGGCCGTGCTCTACTTCCTCATCCGGGCGTTCAG GTTGAAGAAGCCTCAGCGGAGGCGATATGGACTCCTGGCCAACACCGAGGACCCCACCGAGATGGCCTCGCTGGACAGCGATGAGGAGACGGTCTTTGAGTCGAGGAATCTGAGATG A